From Gemmatimonadota bacterium:
GTCCCTTCCCGGAAGTCGTTTCCTCTCGGTTTACCGATGACGTCTTCGTCCCCTGTGAAATTCAGGATATCATCGGTAATCTGGAAAGCCATGCCGAGTTTCTCGCCGAAATCGCCGAACCGGCAGGCCGTCTCGACCGAACGGCTTGAAAGGTATGCACCGGAATCGCACCCGCACGCGATGAGTGAGGACGTTTTGTTGCTGATGATGCGGTAGTACTCCGCTTCGGTCGTCCGGATGTTGAACCGGCGGATGGCCTGGTGCAACTCGCCCTCGGTCAACCGTTCCACGCATGCCGCGATCTTCGCCGTTATCCGCGAACAGTCGAGTTTCGCAATCAGCGTCAATACCCTGGCGATCACATTGTCGCCCATCAGCACCGAGACGTGGTTGTCCCATTTGGAATTCAGCGTGGGCAGACCGCGGCGCGTGGTCGCGCGGTCCACCACGTCGTCGTGAATCAGCGTCGCGGTGTGGCAGAGCTCGATGATGAACGCCGCCAGCATGGTCTCCCGGCACGGCGTACCGTATGCCGAGGCGGAAAGGAATACCAGCGCGGGTCTCAGCCGTTTGCCCTTGGTGCGAACCAGGTGGGCCCAGATCTGATTGATGACCTCCACGTCGGACCGGGAGATCTCGCTGATCTTCTGCTCAAACTGGTCGAGATGGCCCTGGACCGGCGCGCTGATGGTTCGGAAGTCTATGAATGCCCTCCGGTTGGCTGGCGTTGGCGCCCGCTGAAATACCTGAATATATGGCGTAAAACTGTCCGGAAGTCAACCCAATTCGCAGTTGCCGGCCATGGGTGAAAGCGGCGGAACGGCCCGGCTTACGGCAGCGTCATGACCGCCCGCTCGGCCAGTTGAAGCAATTCGGAGGGGAAAACGCCCACGGCCAGAATGGCCAGGGCGGAGAGGCAAAGCGCGGTCATGCCGGTGTAGGACAGGCGGCCGGCCGCTTCGGCCGGCGCTTCGGCCGCGGGCCGCATGTACATCCATACCACGACGCGGAGGTAGTAGTACAACGACACGCCGCTGAAAAGCAGGCCGATCACGGCCAGTTCGACGTATCCTCCGTACACCAGTGCGCTGAATAGGTAGAACTTGGCCATGAACCCGGCCGTGGGCGGAATACCGGCCAGGGAAAACATGACCACGGCCATGACCGCGGCGACGAGCGGACGGCGGCTGCCCAGGCCGGCCAGGTCGTCCAGGGTCGCGCAGGGAATCCCGCGGGCGGCAAGCACGGCCAGCACCCCGAAGGCGCCCAGGTTCATCGCCGTGTACACGATCAGGTAGAAGACGATGCTCGCGCTGCCGTCCTGGCTGTCGGGGCTGACCGCCATAAGCGGCAAAAGCATATAGCCGGCATGGGCGATGCTCGAGTAGGCCAGCAGCCTTTTCAGGTTCGTCTGGACCAGCGCCACAACGTTGCCGACGGCGATCGTGAGGACCGCCAGCACCGAGATCAGCGGGATCCATTCCATCTGAAGGCCGGGAAAGACCGAACCGAGCAGCCGGATCAACACCACGAAGGCGGCCGCCTTGGAACCGGTGGACAGAAAGGCCGCGACGGGCGTGGGCGCGCCCTGGTACACGTCCGGCGTCCAGGCATGGAACGGGACCATGGAGATCTTGAAACCGATCCCGACCAGGAGCAGGCCCAATCCCCCGAGCAGCAGGAGATTCACGGCGTCGCTGCGTTCCTCGCCCAGCGTGCGCGCGATGGCGTCGTATTCCGTGCTGCCGCTCGCGCCGTAGAGCAGGGCCATGCCGTAGAGAATGAATCCGCTGGCGAAAGCACCCAGCAGGAAGTACTTCAGTGCCCCCTCGTTCGAGCCGGCGTCCCGCTGTTCGAAGCCGATCAGCACGTAAAGCGAAATGGAGAGTACTTCCAGGCCCAGGAAAAAGGTGAAGAGGTCGGTGCTCGCCGCCATCATGCTCATGCCGGACACGGCGTAGATGAGCAGCGCGTAGTACTCCCCGCGGTCGATCGAACGGGCTTCGGCATAGGAGATGGAGATCAGTACGGTCAACACGGCGCCGGCGATGAATACCAGGGTGGCCACCAGGCTGAAGTCGTCCATCACCATCATGGACGATGTATCCGAGAAGGCGACGGGTCCCCGGTCCAGCTGGTTCACGGCAACGACGCCGGATACCGCGAGGAGCAGCAGGGAAAGGTACGGGATCCCCTTGCGAAACCGTTCGAACAGGCCGATGATCAGGACCACGGTCGCGGCGGACACGAGAACGATCTGCGGCATCACGGCGTAGAGGTTTATGGCGGGCAGGGCCGTATTCATCGCGTATCCTGGCTGATTTCAAGGGTTGCGTCCGGACCGGCCGTACCACCCTGGTCGGACAGTCCACTCGGACCGGCCGTACCACCCTGGTCGGACAGTCCACTCGGACCGGCCGGATCCGCCGGAATCGGTGGTGTCTCGATGGACGCAGGGGTCATACCG
This genomic window contains:
- a CDS encoding polyprenyl synthetase family protein, coding for MQVFQRAPTPANRRAFIDFRTISAPVQGHLDQFEQKISEISRSDVEVINQIWAHLVRTKGKRLRPALVFLSASAYGTPCRETMLAAFIIELCHTATLIHDDVVDRATTRRGLPTLNSKWDNHVSVLMGDNVIARVLTLIAKLDCSRITAKIAACVERLTEGELHQAIRRFNIRTTEAEYYRIISNKTSSLIACGCDSGAYLSSRSVETACRFGDFGEKLGMAFQITDDILNFTGDEDVIGKPRGNDFREGTVTLPLIHALRNASSDGNRRVEQLLKEEWSDRLCDEIVEFVHAHDGIRYAKGKALSYAEEAKRILGDEPENRAKEALLNMVDYAIERDR
- a CDS encoding NADH-quinone oxidoreductase subunit N, whose amino-acid sequence is MNTALPAINLYAVMPQIVLVSAATVVLIIGLFERFRKGIPYLSLLLLAVSGVVAVNQLDRGPVAFSDTSSMMVMDDFSLVATLVFIAGAVLTVLISISYAEARSIDRGEYYALLIYAVSGMSMMAASTDLFTFFLGLEVLSISLYVLIGFEQRDAGSNEGALKYFLLGAFASGFILYGMALLYGASGSTEYDAIARTLGEERSDAVNLLLLGGLGLLLVGIGFKISMVPFHAWTPDVYQGAPTPVAAFLSTGSKAAAFVVLIRLLGSVFPGLQMEWIPLISVLAVLTIAVGNVVALVQTNLKRLLAYSSIAHAGYMLLPLMAVSPDSQDGSASIVFYLIVYTAMNLGAFGVLAVLAARGIPCATLDDLAGLGSRRPLVAAVMAVVMFSLAGIPPTAGFMAKFYLFSALVYGGYVELAVIGLLFSGVSLYYYLRVVVWMYMRPAAEAPAEAAGRLSYTGMTALCLSALAILAVGVFPSELLQLAERAVMTLP